The stretch of DNA AAGGCAGAGTATGAACTGGAATATAGTGTATTTGAGCATATATGTTATTTTCTTTCAAATAATCATACATTTTTTTTCTATCATCTACTTCAATAACAAATAAATGATGTGCATTATACATTCCTTCAGGTAAAGATTGATACTTTATTTTCCCTTCAAATGCTTTCTTATATACTTGTGCTATTTCGTTTCGTTTCTTGACACCACTTTCATTCTTAAAAAGCTGACTAATTCCTAATGCTGATTGAAAGTCTGTTAAACGGTAATTATATCCTAATGTTTTCATTTCATAATACCATCCTCCATGGTTTTCTTCCATATTTTCTTTTGTAATACCATGGGTACGAAGCAACAATAATTTTTCATATAAACTTTTAGAGTTTGTTGTGATCATTCCTCCTTCTCCACAAGCTATATGTTTAACTGGATGAAAAGAAAAAATACTTAAATCAGCATATTGACCATTCCCACACATTTGTTTTTCTCCCTTAGAATCCAAAAAATAACCTCCAGGAGCATGGCATGCATCTTCAATAACCCATAAGTCATGCTCATTGGCTAATTCTTTAAATGCCTCTAAATTTACTGGTAATCCTCCAAAATCAACAGGGATTATCCCTTTAAAAAAACCTTTAGGTTTACTTTCAATAAGTTTTCTTACTGATTCTATATCTAATATATAAGTTTCTGGATTAATATCAGCAAACCAAACTTCTCCTTCTACATATCGAATACAATTTGCACTTGCTGCAAAAGTTATAGGAGTTGTAATAACTCTATCCCCTTTCTCTAATCCTAATGCTAAAACAGACAAATGTAACCCGGCTGTTGCATTATTAACAGAGACAGCATATTCTGCTCCAACATATTTAGCAAACTTATCTTCAAACTCCTTGACCTTAGGCCCTTGCGTTAAATAATCAGCCTGTAGAGTTTCAATTACAGCTTTTATATCATCTTCTTCTATTGATTGACGACCGTATGGAATTGCTTTTTCTATCATAACACTTCAAAATTTGAGTCTACATGTTCTTTTATCAAACTTCTCAATCCTTCTACCGTCTCCCATTCTTCATTATTTCCTGAATTATATATAAATCCGATAGGAACTTGTTTAGCATTAAACTCTTTAATAAAATCTTTTAAATCCCAATTAGCCACTGTTGGCAAAATAGTATAATATTTTCCTAAATCATAAGTATAAAATGAGTCTGAACTAGCAATCATTTCTTCATGTAATTTCTCTCCAGGTCTAATTCCTACAACTCTATGCTCAATATTAGGTGCAATCGCTTTTGCCACATCTGTTATTTTATATGAAGGGATTTTAGGTATAAAAATCTCTCCTCCCCAAGCATGTTCTAAAGCGTGTAAAACCATATCTACACCACCATCCAAAGAGATATTAAATCGGGTCATTTCTAAATCTGTTATCGGTAAAAACCCTTCTTCTCTCTTTTTTATAAAAAATGGTATTACGGAACCATTTGATCCCATAACATTTCCATAGCGTACTACTGAAAATCTGATATCATTCCACCCTTTTATATTATTAGCTGCTACGAATAATTTA from Flavobacteriaceae bacterium UJ101 encodes:
- the wbpP gene encoding UDP-N-acetylglucosamine 4-epimerase (Epimerizes UDP-galactose to UDP-glucose; Belongs to the polysaccharide synthase family.; KEGG: dti:Desti_1226 UDP-N-acetylglucosamine 4-epimerase), coding for MSLNNKSILITGGTGSLGKALTRRIFSEYPEVKRLVIFSRDEQKQFVMAQEFPLDKYPAIRFFIGDVRDKERLVRAMKDIDYVIHAAAMKHVHLAEYNPSECIKTNVNGAENVIHACLETNVERVVALSTDKACAPINLYGATKLTSDKLFVAANNIKGWNDIRFSVVRYGNVMGSNGSVIPFFIKKREEGFLPITDLEMTRFNISLDGGVDMVLHALEHAWGGEIFIPKIPSYKITDVAKAIAPNIEHRVVGIRPGEKLHEEMIASSDSFYTYDLGKYYTILPTVANWDLKDFIKEFNAKQVPIGFIYNSGNNEEWETVEGLRSLIKEHVDSNFEVL
- the arnB|pmrH gene encoding UDP-4-amino-4-deoxy-L-arabinose aminotransferase (Catalyzes the second step in the biosynthesis of pseudaminic acid, a sialic-acid-like sugar that is used to modify flagellin. Uses UDP-2-acetamido-2,6-dideoxy-beta-L-arabino-4- hexulose as substrate producing UDP-4-amino-4,6-dideoxy-beta-L- AltNAc; Belongs to the DegT/DnrJ/EryC1 family.; KEGG: rru:Rru_A2746 UDP-4-amino-4-deoxy-L-arabinose-oxoglutarate aminotransferase) — its product is MIEKAIPYGRQSIEEDDIKAVIETLQADYLTQGPKVKEFEDKFAKYVGAEYAVSVNNATAGLHLSVLALGLEKGDRVITTPITFAASANCIRYVEGEVWFADINPETYILDIESVRKLIESKPKGFFKGIIPVDFGGLPVNLEAFKELANEHDLWVIEDACHAPGGYFLDSKGEKQMCGNGQYADLSIFSFHPVKHIACGEGGMITTNSKSLYEKLLLLRTHGITKENMEENHGGWYYEMKTLGYNYRLTDFQSALGISQLFKNESGVKKRNEIAQVYKKAFEGKIKYQSLPEGMYNAHHLFVIEVDDRKKMYDYLKENNIYAQIHYIPVHTLPYYKAIGYDGADLSNSEKYYERCISLPMYPSLTDEEQNYVIDRVLSFYELL